Proteins from a genomic interval of Zingiber officinale cultivar Zhangliang chromosome 1B, Zo_v1.1, whole genome shotgun sequence:
- the LOC121989945 gene encoding cyclin-D2-1-like — translation MPLDHAACCDLLCSEDASELADDNGGEAAACPTYSAFPDYSDESIAGFIEAAADYSPARDYPDRFRSNSLDSSARQEAVAWILKVHSYYHFRPLTAYLSVNYMDRFLSSHRLPQNEWALQLLSVACLSLAAKMEETLLPSLLDLQVEDAKFIFEPRTILRMELLVLTALNWRLRSVTPFTFIDFFVHKIDPVGKYTRYLIAWATEITLATMKDIRFLSHCPSSLAAAAIIRATDEIKGLGSINAETAASWCIGLTKEGITNCYQSLDKDPHMVLSQLKVASLIDSEQRASSPSNKRRKLNNCPRLDNGQ, via the exons ATGCCGCTGGACCACGCCGCCTGCTGCGACCTGCTCTGCAGCGAGGACGCCAGCGAGCTCGCCGACGACAACGGCGGCGAGGCCGCTGCGTGTCCGACGTACTCCGCGTTCCCAGACTACTCGGACGAGTCCATCGCCGGGTTCATCGAAGCCGCCGCGGACTACTCCCCCGCCCGCGACTACCCCGACCGCTTCCGCTCCAACTCTCTCGACTCCTCCGCTCGCCAAGAAGCCGTCGCCTGGATCCTCAAG GTGCACTCATACTACCATTTCCGTCCGCTGACGGCGTATCTTTCCGTGAACTACATGGATCGGTTCCTCTCTTCTCACCGTCTGCCT CAAAATGAATGGGCATTGCAACTTCTCTCTGTGGCATGCCTCTCTCTGGCAGCAAAGATGGAGGAGACATTGCTTCCATCTTTATTAGACTTGCAG GTTGAGGATGCAAAGTTCATTTTTGAGCCTCGGACCATTCTCAGAATGGAGCTTCTTGTGTTGACTGCATTGAATTGGAGGCTCCGATCTGTGACGCCTTTCACTTTCATTGATTTCTTTGTACACAAGATCGATCCAGTAGGAAAATACACGCGATATTTGATTGCCTGGGCCACTGAAATTACGCTCGCGACGATGAAAG ATATACGTTTCCTGAGTCACTGCCCGTCATCACTTGCTGCAGCTGCTATAATCCGGGCAACTGATGAGATTAAGGGTCTGGGTTCCATTAACGCGGAAACTGCAGCATCTTGGTGCATAGGATTGACCAAG GAAGGGATTACGAACTGCTACCAATCACTGGACAAAGATCCACATATGGTACTTTCACAACTAAAAGTGGCCTCGTTGATTGACAGTGAGCAAAGGGCCTCTTCTCCATCTAACAAAAGAAGGAAACTGAACAACTGCCCAAGGTTGGACAATGGGCAGTAG